In one window of Streptomyces sp. FXJ1.172 DNA:
- a CDS encoding MFS transporter, whose protein sequence is MSETALKAPRAAAPSGDANRWKALVFIALAQLMVVLDATIVNIALPHAQTDLGISDGNRQWVVTAYALAFGGLLLFGGRIADKWGRKRAFVTGLAGFALASALGGAATSGPMMFGARALQGVFGALLAPAALSLLAVMFTDAKERAKAFGIYGAIAGGGGAVGLILGGFLTQYLNWRWTFFVNIPFAIVAAAGAYFVIREPEGGRNRSPLDIPGVILSTLGLVALVYGFTRAESDGWGDSVTVAMFVASAVLLLSFVVVESRVKAPLLPLRVVTDRNRGGIYLSLGLAIIGMFGLFLFLTYYLQVVKGYSPVKTGFAFLPMVAGMITGSTQIGTRLMTRIPARFLMGPGFLVAALGMLILTQLKTDSSYGTQLLPAMVLLGLGMGTAFMPAMSLATQGVQPRDAGVASAMVNTSQQVGGAIGTALLNTIAASATTSYIKGHIAGAAAKPQQELVKLQGMVHGYSSAIWFAVGILALASLIAFTFVNAGRPGGSEVVSGEGVEDEVPVPVVAH, encoded by the coding sequence ATGTCCGAAACAGCCCTCAAGGCTCCCCGCGCCGCCGCCCCGAGCGGTGACGCCAACCGCTGGAAGGCGCTCGTCTTCATCGCGCTCGCCCAGCTGATGGTCGTCCTCGACGCCACCATCGTGAACATCGCGCTGCCCCACGCCCAGACCGACCTCGGCATATCCGACGGCAACCGGCAGTGGGTCGTCACGGCCTACGCCCTCGCCTTCGGCGGTCTGCTGCTCTTCGGCGGCCGGATCGCCGACAAGTGGGGCCGCAAGCGCGCCTTCGTCACCGGCCTGGCCGGCTTCGCCCTCGCCTCCGCACTGGGCGGCGCCGCCACCTCCGGCCCGATGATGTTCGGCGCCCGCGCCCTCCAGGGTGTCTTCGGCGCCCTGCTCGCCCCGGCCGCGCTCTCCCTGCTCGCCGTCATGTTCACCGACGCCAAGGAGCGCGCCAAGGCGTTCGGCATCTACGGCGCGATCGCGGGCGGCGGCGGTGCCGTCGGCCTGATCCTCGGCGGCTTCCTCACCCAGTACCTGAACTGGCGCTGGACGTTCTTCGTGAACATCCCGTTCGCCATCGTCGCCGCGGCCGGCGCCTACTTCGTCATCCGTGAGCCCGAGGGCGGCCGCAACCGCTCCCCGCTCGACATCCCCGGCGTGATCCTGTCCACCCTCGGCCTGGTCGCCCTCGTCTACGGCTTCACCCGCGCCGAGTCCGACGGCTGGGGCGACTCCGTGACCGTCGCGATGTTCGTCGCCTCCGCGGTGCTGCTGCTCTCCTTCGTGGTCGTGGAGTCCCGGGTCAAGGCCCCGCTGCTGCCGCTGCGCGTGGTGACCGACCGCAACCGCGGCGGCATCTACCTCTCCCTCGGCCTCGCGATCATCGGCATGTTCGGCCTGTTCCTCTTCCTGACCTACTACCTCCAGGTCGTGAAGGGCTACTCGCCGGTCAAGACCGGCTTCGCCTTCCTGCCGATGGTGGCCGGCATGATCACCGGCTCCACCCAGATAGGCACCCGGCTGATGACCCGGATCCCGGCCCGCTTCCTGATGGGTCCCGGCTTCCTGGTCGCCGCGCTCGGCATGCTGATCCTGACCCAGCTGAAGACCGACTCCTCGTACGGCACCCAGCTGCTGCCCGCGATGGTGCTGCTCGGCCTCGGTATGGGTACGGCCTTCATGCCGGCGATGTCCCTGGCCACCCAGGGCGTGCAGCCCCGGGACGCCGGTGTCGCCTCCGCGATGGTCAACACCTCGCAGCAGGTCGGCGGCGCGATCGGCACCGCCCTGCTGAACACCATCGCCGCCTCGGCGACCACGTCGTACATCAAGGGCCACATCGCCGGTGCCGCCGCCAAGCCGCAGCAGGAGCTGGTCAAGCTCCAGGGCATGGTGCACGGCTACAGCAGCGCGATCTGGTTCGCCGTCGGCATCCTGGCCCTGGCGTCCCTGATCGCCTTCACCTTCGTCAACGCCGGCCGCCCGGGCGGCAGCGAAGTGGTCAGCGGCGAGGGCGTCGAGGACGAGGTGCCGGTGCCGGTGGTGGCCCACTGA
- a CDS encoding MarR family winged helix-turn-helix transcriptional regulator, whose product MNPASDPAAAQHRWLTDGEQRVWRAYMHATTLLEDHLDRQLQRDAGMPHIYYGLLVGLAEAPRRRLRMTELAMKSKITRSRLSHAIARLEKNGWVRREDCPSDKRGQFAVLTEEGLDVLKRTAPGHVSAVRQAMFDRLTPEQQKALGEIMEIVAEGLQPNEAGADLPWLR is encoded by the coding sequence ATGAACCCGGCTTCCGATCCCGCCGCCGCACAGCACCGCTGGCTCACCGACGGGGAACAGCGCGTCTGGCGCGCATACATGCACGCCACCACCCTGCTGGAGGACCACCTCGACCGGCAGCTGCAACGTGACGCCGGTATGCCGCACATCTACTACGGCCTGCTCGTCGGCCTCGCCGAGGCACCGCGCCGGCGGCTGCGGATGACCGAGCTGGCGATGAAGTCGAAGATCACCCGCTCCCGGCTGTCGCACGCGATCGCCCGCCTGGAGAAGAACGGCTGGGTGCGCCGCGAGGACTGCCCCTCCGACAAGCGCGGCCAGTTCGCGGTGCTCACGGAGGAGGGGCTCGACGTGCTGAAACGCACCGCGCCCGGCCATGTGTCCGCCGTGCGGCAGGCGATGTTCGACCGGCTCACCCCGGAACAGCAGAAGGCCCTCGGCGAGATCATGGAGATCGTCGCCGAGGGCCTCCAGCCCAACGAAGCGGGTGCGGACCTGCCCTGGCTCCGCTGA
- a CDS encoding dioxygenase family protein, with protein sequence MSATTQERMPALYLSHGAPPLADDPVWPGQLAAWSADLPRPKAILMVSAHWEEAPLALGAVRTVPLVYDFWGFPEHYYRVRYAAPGAPELAASVRKLLRAPGVPVQDIPDRGLDHGAYVPLVEMYPDADIPVLQVSLPTLDPVRLMDVGRKLAPLRDEGVLIVGSGFFTHNLAALRHTGGGIPSWSSEFDDWGRRALETRDWDALLDFLDKAPAGRYAHPRTEHFAPLFVTMGAAEAGGELDAQKSVIDGFWMGMAKRSVQFG encoded by the coding sequence ATGTCCGCCACCACCCAGGAGCGCATGCCCGCCCTGTACCTCAGCCATGGCGCCCCGCCGCTCGCCGACGACCCCGTCTGGCCCGGCCAGCTCGCCGCCTGGTCCGCGGACCTGCCCCGGCCCAAGGCGATCCTCATGGTCTCCGCCCACTGGGAGGAGGCCCCGCTCGCCCTCGGCGCGGTGCGCACGGTCCCGCTCGTCTACGACTTCTGGGGCTTCCCCGAGCACTACTACCGCGTCCGGTACGCCGCCCCCGGCGCCCCCGAGCTGGCCGCGTCCGTACGCAAGCTGCTGCGCGCCCCCGGCGTCCCGGTCCAGGACATCCCCGACCGCGGCCTCGATCATGGCGCCTACGTACCGCTCGTCGAGATGTACCCGGACGCCGACATCCCCGTCCTGCAGGTCTCCCTGCCCACCCTCGACCCGGTCCGCCTCATGGACGTCGGCCGCAAGCTCGCCCCGCTGCGCGACGAGGGCGTGCTGATCGTCGGCTCCGGCTTCTTCACCCACAATCTCGCGGCCCTGCGCCACACCGGAGGCGGCATACCGAGCTGGTCCTCCGAGTTCGACGACTGGGGCCGACGCGCCCTGGAGACCCGCGACTGGGACGCCCTGCTGGACTTCCTGGACAAGGCCCCGGCCGGCCGTTACGCCCATCCGCGCACCGAACACTTCGCCCCGCTCTTCGTCACCATGGGCGCGGCCGAGGCGGGCGGCGAGCTGGACGCGCAGAAGTCCGTGATCGACGGCTTCTGGATGGGCATGGCGAAGCGGTCGGTGCAGTTCGGCTGA
- a CDS encoding sigma-70 family RNA polymerase sigma factor, with protein sequence MATRAVARRQSASGETADSASSVRAHGGEIADRDLVGMYLDEIARTPLLDAAKEVELSQTIEAGVFARQVLDGEEESRADATREELEALVAAGERAKDVFIRSNLRLVVAVARRYPRSGLPLLDLIQEGNAGLVRAVEKFDYRKGFKFSTYATWWIRQAITRSIADQSRTIRLPVHLVEELGRIRRVQREFNREHGRDPEPAEIAKELGATPERVIDVLDWARDPVSLNMSVDDEGETQFGDLLEDTSAVSPEQSVLTLLRSEELDDLIGRLDQRTASIIKMRYGIDDGRERTLTEVGKEHGLTRERIRQIEKHALLELKKLARDTGFDAAA encoded by the coding sequence ATGGCAACCCGTGCCGTCGCCCGTCGTCAGTCCGCCTCCGGCGAGACGGCCGACTCGGCAAGCAGTGTTCGCGCTCACGGCGGCGAGATCGCAGACCGCGACCTGGTCGGCATGTACCTCGACGAGATCGCGCGCACGCCGCTGCTCGACGCCGCAAAGGAAGTCGAGCTGTCCCAGACCATCGAGGCGGGTGTGTTCGCGCGGCAGGTCCTCGACGGCGAGGAGGAGTCCAGGGCGGACGCCACCCGTGAGGAGCTGGAGGCGCTCGTCGCCGCCGGTGAGCGGGCCAAGGACGTCTTCATCCGCTCCAACCTCCGCCTGGTCGTCGCGGTCGCCCGGCGCTACCCGCGCAGCGGCCTGCCCCTGCTGGACCTGATCCAGGAGGGCAACGCCGGTCTGGTGCGCGCCGTCGAGAAGTTCGACTACCGCAAGGGCTTCAAGTTCTCGACGTACGCCACCTGGTGGATCCGTCAGGCCATCACCCGCTCCATCGCCGATCAGTCCCGCACGATCCGGCTCCCCGTCCACCTGGTGGAGGAGCTGGGCCGCATCCGCCGTGTCCAGCGCGAGTTCAACCGCGAGCACGGCCGCGACCCGGAGCCCGCGGAGATCGCCAAGGAGCTGGGTGCGACCCCGGAGCGCGTCATCGACGTCCTCGACTGGGCCCGCGACCCGGTCTCGCTGAACATGTCGGTGGACGACGAGGGCGAGACCCAGTTCGGCGACCTCCTGGAGGACACCTCGGCGGTCTCCCCGGAGCAGTCCGTCCTGACCCTGCTGCGCAGTGAGGAACTGGACGACCTGATCGGCCGCCTGGACCAGCGCACGGCCTCCATCATCAAGATGCGCTACGGCATCGACGACGGCCGCGAGCGCACCCTGACCGAGGTCGGCAAGGAGCACGGCCTGACCCGCGAGCGCATCCGTCAGATCGAGAAGCACGCGCTGCTCGAGCTGAAGAAGCTGGCCCGGGACACCGGGTTCGACGCCGCGGCGTAG
- a CDS encoding methyltransferase domain-containing protein, protein MTSSAFETARPDSVTYLDRIAATDLGRSYKARMLDELGLQTGHTVLDLGCGPGTDLRALAEAVTPAGSVIGVDHDPAMVDAARARTAGLPVVDVRPGDIHDLALPGHFADRARTDRVLQHVADPRAALAEIRRVLRPGGRLVMGEPDWETLAVDHPDGELTRAYTRHVAERVVRNAAIGRQLARLATDAGFTVPEVVPVTPVFRDVQAADRILGLERTTRRAVAAGYFTDEAAESWLGHLTRGPFLATVTFYVVVAEA, encoded by the coding sequence ATGACGTCATCCGCGTTCGAGACAGCCAGGCCCGATTCGGTCACCTACCTCGACCGGATCGCCGCTACCGACCTCGGCCGGTCGTACAAGGCACGCATGCTCGACGAACTCGGCCTCCAGACCGGGCACACCGTGCTCGACCTCGGCTGCGGTCCCGGTACCGATCTGCGGGCCCTCGCGGAGGCGGTCACCCCGGCCGGCTCCGTCATCGGCGTCGACCACGACCCCGCCATGGTGGACGCCGCCCGCGCCCGTACCGCCGGTCTGCCCGTGGTGGACGTACGCCCCGGCGACATCCACGACCTGGCGCTGCCCGGTCACTTCGCCGACCGGGCCCGTACCGACCGGGTCCTGCAGCATGTCGCCGACCCCCGGGCGGCGCTCGCCGAGATCCGCCGTGTCCTGCGGCCGGGCGGCCGGCTCGTCATGGGTGAACCCGACTGGGAGACCCTGGCCGTCGACCACCCGGACGGCGAACTGACCCGCGCCTACACCCGCCACGTGGCCGAACGCGTGGTACGCAACGCGGCCATCGGCCGGCAGCTCGCCCGGCTGGCGACCGACGCGGGCTTCACCGTCCCCGAGGTCGTCCCCGTCACCCCGGTCTTCCGCGACGTACAGGCCGCCGACCGCATCCTCGGTCTGGAACGCACGACGCGCCGCGCCGTCGCCGCCGGCTACTTCACCGACGAGGCGGCGGAATCCTGGCTGGGCCACCTCACGCGGGGACCGTTCCTCGCGACCGTCACCTTCTATGTGGTGGTGGCAGAGGCGTAG
- a CDS encoding TetR/AcrR family transcriptional regulator: protein MEIARAAGALFVRQGLRATRAEDIAQAAGIAPRTFYRYFATKEEAVAPLYAAGAQRWAEAVRAAPAHLAVPEALEHAVHHTLTPGIGVSAASWEWVRTLIRLADTSPALRKVWAEVCQASETVLGEILATRPTPTGPRPATPALRFTAAVAGAAVRVAVESWAATSAPPTGPEGPASLALHNLRALRGFDWGGEG, encoded by the coding sequence ATGGAGATCGCCCGGGCGGCGGGCGCGCTGTTCGTCCGCCAGGGCCTGCGGGCGACCCGCGCCGAGGACATCGCCCAGGCCGCGGGCATCGCACCCCGCACCTTCTACCGCTACTTCGCCACCAAGGAGGAAGCGGTCGCCCCTCTCTACGCGGCCGGCGCCCAGCGCTGGGCGGAAGCGGTCCGCGCGGCCCCGGCCCACCTCGCTGTCCCGGAAGCCCTGGAACACGCCGTCCACCACACCCTCACCCCCGGGATCGGTGTCTCGGCGGCGTCCTGGGAGTGGGTCCGCACCCTGATCCGCCTGGCCGACACCAGTCCCGCCCTGCGCAAGGTCTGGGCCGAGGTGTGCCAGGCGTCGGAGACGGTCCTGGGCGAGATCCTCGCGACCCGCCCCACCCCCACCGGGCCCCGTCCGGCCACCCCCGCCCTCCGCTTCACCGCGGCCGTCGCCGGCGCGGCCGTCCGCGTGGCCGTGGAATCCTGGGCCGCCACCTCCGCCCCGCCCACCGGCCCGGAGGGACCCGCGTCCCTGGCACTGCACAACCTCCGGGCCTTGCGAGGGTTCGACTGGGGCGGCGAGGGCTAG
- a CDS encoding helix-turn-helix transcriptional regulator codes for MTTDTPARLLQLLSLLQTPREWPGGELADRLGVSRRTVRRDIDRLRELGYPVQATKGADGGYRLVAGKAMPPLVLDDEEAVAIAVGLRAGAGHAVAGVDEASVRALAKLEQVLPARLRHRVSTLQAATTPLTSGDGASIAPETLTVMASTVAGHERLRFAYRDKEGGESRRLTEPHRLVSTGRRWYLVAYDLDRADWRTFRVDRVREPFATGVRFAPRELPTGDAAEYLRQSINRRQETYEFAVRFAAPAERVAMRVPGWLGAPEDDGEGGCVLRGTSGGPAEWLAVRLAMTGYEFTVREPRELAECVRELGGRLSRAGGAQPQSQQGGAGEG; via the coding sequence ATGACTACCGACACACCGGCCCGGCTGCTGCAGTTGCTCTCGCTCCTCCAGACTCCGCGCGAGTGGCCCGGCGGTGAGCTGGCCGATCGGCTCGGAGTGTCGCGCCGTACGGTGCGACGGGACATCGACCGGCTCAGGGAGCTGGGCTATCCGGTGCAGGCGACCAAGGGAGCGGACGGCGGATACCGGCTGGTCGCGGGCAAGGCGATGCCACCGCTGGTACTGGACGACGAGGAGGCGGTCGCGATCGCGGTGGGCCTGCGGGCCGGTGCCGGGCACGCGGTGGCGGGTGTGGACGAGGCGTCGGTGCGGGCCCTCGCCAAGCTGGAGCAGGTGCTGCCGGCCCGGCTGCGCCACCGGGTGTCCACCTTGCAGGCCGCGACCACACCGCTGACCAGCGGGGACGGGGCGAGCATCGCGCCGGAGACGCTGACCGTGATGGCGTCGACGGTGGCGGGGCACGAGCGGCTGCGGTTCGCCTACCGCGACAAGGAAGGGGGTGAGTCACGGCGGCTGACCGAGCCGCACCGGCTGGTGTCGACGGGACGGCGGTGGTACCTGGTCGCCTACGACCTCGACCGCGCCGACTGGCGCACGTTCCGGGTGGACCGGGTGCGCGAGCCGTTCGCGACCGGAGTGCGGTTCGCGCCGCGGGAGTTGCCGACGGGGGACGCCGCCGAATACCTGCGGCAGTCCATCAACCGACGGCAGGAGACGTACGAGTTCGCGGTGCGCTTCGCCGCGCCGGCCGAGCGGGTCGCCATGCGGGTGCCCGGGTGGCTCGGGGCGCCGGAGGACGACGGCGAGGGCGGCTGCGTCCTCCGGGGCACCTCGGGCGGCCCCGCGGAGTGGCTGGCGGTACGGCTGGCGATGACGGGGTACGAGTTCACGGTACGAGAGCCGCGAGAACTGGCGGAATGTGTACGGGAGTTGGGCGGCCGGCTGAGCCGGGCGGGGGGTGCGCAGCCGCAGTCGCAGCAGGGGGGCGCAGGAGAAGGGTGA